The proteins below are encoded in one region of Helianthus annuus cultivar XRQ/B chromosome 2, HanXRQr2.0-SUNRISE, whole genome shotgun sequence:
- the LOC110939925 gene encoding cytochrome P450 81Q32, translating into MDETHLFFICVLSLFSLIYLFKLAIHHLKTWNTKNLPPSPPSLPIIGHLHLINGPIHRVLQHLASKYGPIMSLRFGTRRVLVITSPSAAQECFTTNDIALANIPLLLTGKYLSYNCTSVINAPYGQLWRDLRRIMTLELFSTTRLKHYLGDRQDEVRSLIKDLLKESFKDFSTVEMRSRIQGMSFNIIMNIIADKGFYGTEVEDVKEASEFKEVIRDIFEVSGTSNPSDFIPFLRWIDYQGLEKKLLKLQKKSDRFFQKLIEKYKCKRSGLKGKAMKFIDAMLSLQESEPGYYTDDVIKSNILILLLAGTDTSSVTIEWALSLLLNHPNVLKKARVQIDEFVGNKRLVQETDLPNLPYIQCIINETLRLFPALPLLVPHEPSEDCTIGGFDVARGTMVLVNAWAIHRDPMVWDDPLNFKPERFEKVINKGYHFIPFGMGRRQCPGSGLANRVIWLVLASLIQCFEWERVGEELVGLSEGKGLTMPKDEPLKARFKVRQTMCDVLTKVSEFVS; encoded by the exons ATGGATGAAACTCATCTTTTCTTCATTTGTGTTCTATCCTTATTCTCTCTCATTTATCTTTTCAAACTAGCTATACACCATCTCAAAACATGGAACACTAAAAATCTTCCGCCAAGTCCACCATCTCTCCCAATAATCGGCCACCTTCATCTAATCAACGGACCTATTCACAGAGTCTTGCAACACCTAGCGTCCAAGTATGGTCCTATAATGAGTCTTCGGTTCGGCACACGTCGGGTGCTAGTCATAACCTCACCATCAGCAGCACAAGAATGTTTCACCACAAACGACATAGCTTTAGCCAACATACCACTTCTTTTAACTGGAAAGTATCTTAGCTACAACTGCACCTCAGTTATTAATGCACCCTATGGTCAACTATGGAGAGACCTTCGTCGTATTATGACACTTGAACTCTTTTCAACAACTCGACTTAAACACTACTTGGGTGACCGACAAGATGAAGTTAGATCTTTAATCAAAGATCTTTTAAAGGAGTCTTTTAAAGATTTTTCGACAGTAGAAATGAGGTCAAGAATCCAAGGGATGTCTTTTAACATAATCATGAACATCATTGCTGACAAAGGGTTTTATGGGACCGAGGTTGAGGATGTTAAGGAAGCTAGTGAGTTTAAGGAGGTTATAAGGGATATATTTGAAGTAAGTGGGACATCAAACCCTAGTGACTTCATTCCATTTTTACGATGGATTGATTATCAGGGTTTGGAGAAGAAGCTTTTGAAGTTGCAAAAGAAATCCGATAGGTTTTTTCAGAAATTGATAGAAAAGTATAAGTGTAAACGTAGCGGCCTGAAAGGAAAGGCCATGAAGTTTATCGATGCGATGCTTTCTTTGCAGGAATCGGAACCCGGATACTACACCGATGATGTGATCAAAAGCAATATATTG ATATTGCTGCTTGCAGGAACTGATACTTCATCAGTAACAATAGAGTGGGCATTGTCGCTTCTTCTGAATCATCCCAATGTTTTAAAGAAAGCGAGAGTGCAGATCGATGAATTTGTTGGAAACAAGCGTTTGGTACAAGAGACGGATCTCCCGAATCTACCATACATCCAATGTATCATTAACGAGACCTTAAGACTATTCCCGGCATTACCGTTGTTGGTGCCACACGAGCCTTCAGAAGACTGCACTATTGGAGGTTTTGATGTCGCCCGTGGCACCATGGTGTTGGTGAATGCATGGGCCATCCATAGGGACCCGATGGTATGGGACGACCCTTTAAATTTCAAGCCAGAAAGGTTTGAGAAAGTAATAAACAAGGGATATCATTTTATACCTTTTGGAATGGGACGTCGACAGTGTCCTGGGTCGGGCTTAGCGAATCGGGTCATTTGGCTAGTTTTAGCATCGTTGATTCAATGCTTTGAATGGGAAAGGGTTGGTGAAGAATTAGTGGGGCTATCGGAAGGGAAAGGTCTAACCATGCCCAAAGACGAGCCATTAAAGGCAAGGTTTAAAGTACGCCAAACAATGTGTGATGTTCTTACGAAGGTATCGGAATTCGTGTCATAA